CGACGGCGACCACCCCGTCCTGCACGAGATCGCCCTCAACGCGGTGCGGCACTGGTCGGTCGGCCCGTTCACCCCTAACGGCTACCGCGAGGACGCCGACGTCGCACACTGGTTGGCGGTTCAGTTGGCTCGTGACGACCAGGAACCCGCCGTTCGGGACACCCTGTGGGCCATCAAGGCCGTAGTGGAGCAACGATCGTCACGCTACGTCGCCGTCGGATCGGGACCGGTGCCCTCCGGTGTGCCAGGCGTGGCGTCGTAGCCCTGCGCCGCGGCACCTGCGGCGGCGCGTTGGCCTTCGTCCGGCGCGGGCTCGGCGGCCGACGGGGAGTTGGCCGATTTGATCCTGACGAGGGTCTCCATGATCGCGCCACGCATGTGGGTGGCGACGTCCACCTCGATGAACACCTGTAGCCGGCGGAGCGTCATGGCTATCGCCACCCGGCCGGCCGCAGCCGCCTCGAACGCCTCGTCGGCCGAGGTACCGGGGACGAACTGGGCGGCCGCCTTCGCTCTCACGATCCGGGTCGCCGTCAGGCCCAGGACGCCGAGCAAGGTGATCTTGGCGGCCTGGATGGCGAGGCCGAGGCTCACTGCCATGTCACCGATCAGGTCGGTCGCCTGGGCCGCCAGCTGGTGGTTGTAGTGGCTCCGGCGCGAGGTCTGCCCGAAGGCGTAGATCGACTCGGCGTCGTTGTTCGCGACGACGTCCCGAGCCACCAGGTCCACGTCCTGGTCCAGTTCCCGCAGGGCCGCCGCGGACATCCTCAAGCGGCGGGCGAGGTCGAAGAGACGATCCTCGTCCGCCGCCAGCCAGGTACTGCCGCACAACTCGTGCACCCAGCCGAGGTGGTGGGGGAGCTCTATGCTCACAGGCCGCGACCGATCTTTCCGATCATTGTTCCGGCACGGTCGTCGGAGCCTTCCCACTCGACCGCGATCCGCCGCAGATTCGCAGCGAGGTCGTCCAGATCTGTTGCCAGTAGTCCGTACTTGTGGAAAGCCAGTTCGGTGATCTCCGCGTACACGCTCGCAAAGGTCGCGCCGCCGTGCTCGTCTCCCCAGCCGGGGACCGGCGTGATATCCGTCGCGAGGCGGCGGGTCAACTCGATCAGGTCGTGGCCGTAATCGGAGATCTTCGTGGCGCTGCGCCGGACATGGTCGACATCGACGGCTACCCATTTATTCACAGCGACGCGGTCCCGCCCACGGCCCGGGCGAGATCGTTCGAGATCTCGTCCAGGGTCCGATCAAGAACCTCCACCATCTCGTCCAGGTGCTCGGTGATCGGCGGAAGGTTCTCGATCTGCTCGTGTACGTCGTCCACCGCGCCGCACACGGCCTCCTTGACGGCCTTCACCAGGGTCTGGTTGTCCACGCTGGAGAGCCAGTGACCGTCGATCACCAGTTCGGTCAGATGCCCCCGGTCACCCAC
The nucleotide sequence above comes from Plantactinospora soyae. Encoded proteins:
- a CDS encoding WXG100-like domain-containing protein: MSIELPHHLGWVHELCGSTWLAADEDRLFDLARRLRMSAAALRELDQDVDLVARDVVANNDAESIYAFGQTSRRSHYNHQLAAQATDLIGDMAVSLGLAIQAAKITLLGVLGLTATRIVRAKAAAQFVPGTSADEAFEAAAAGRVAIAMTLRRLQVFIEVDVATHMRGAIMETLVRIKSANSPSAAEPAPDEGQRAAAGAAAQGYDATPGTPEGTGPDPTAT
- a CDS encoding WXG100 family type VII secretion target; this translates as MNKWVAVDVDHVRRSATKISDYGHDLIELTRRLATDITPVPGWGDEHGGATFASVYAEITELAFHKYGLLATDLDDLAANLRRIAVEWEGSDDRAGTMIGKIGRGL
- a CDS encoding YbaB/EbfC family nucleoid-associated protein, with protein sequence MPDSYSINGMATHMDALLAEMRTTLGRMTEETFRPTAGRGLAAHGRVRATVGDRGHLTELVIDGHWLSSVDNQTLVKAVKEAVCGAVDDVHEQIENLPPITEHLDEMVEVLDRTLDEISNDLARAVGGTASL